From the genome of Miscanthus floridulus cultivar M001 chromosome 10, ASM1932011v1, whole genome shotgun sequence, one region includes:
- the LOC136486050 gene encoding protein MALE DISCOVERER 2-like isoform X1 has product MVDIRSIRAAAYFFLFSLLVSQRLGSCASTNEQGRPLLRFRESVAGDPSGSSSNWGVSCSDDGKAVAFLPKGFKLSGELPSDLPSDEALPSCRKTLTNTIRGVIQRRLQSPEAKTHHVDPSPSSSSKSLPRWAIYIIAIGGALVFVAVAAATAYLLFSRRKKDTTVMPWSTGLSGPLSKAFVAGVPSLGRAELQAACEDFINVIGSSSDCTLYKGTLSSGVEIAVVSTSVNSAKDWTDRSEKQFKNKISVLSRVNHKNMLNLLGYCTCEEPFTRMMVFEYAPCGSLFEHLHIREAEDLDWPARLRIIMGVAYCLEHMIQLDPPVTPPTLSSSSIYLTEDYAAKISDTEFWKEDGKDAQMISDKQQDDVVYRFGILLLEVISGRLPFSEDHGLLVLWASSYLDGKRPLRGMVDPTVRSAVPEKDLEALRDVVRLCVRPDDREKRPAMGEVARRLRGVTGLSPEQVTPRDNPLWWAELEIASAVESEESG; this is encoded by the exons ATGGTGGACATACGCAGCATCAGAGCTGCTGcctacttcttcctcttctccttgCTTGTGTCTCAGAGGCTTGGTTCTTGTGCTTCCACCAACGAACAAG GGAGACCTCTTTTGAGATTTCGAGAGAGCGTAGCAGGCGATCCTTCTGGATCTTCGTCGAATTGGGGAGTGAGTTGCTCAGATGATGGCAAAGCGGTGGCGTT CTTACCCAAGGGTTTCAAGTTATCAGGTGAATTACCATCTGACTTGCCATCTGATGAAGCGCTTCCATCATGCAGGAAAACCTTAACAAA CACAATCAGGGGTGTTATCCAGAGACGACTCCAAAGCCCAGAAGCAAAGACACATCATGTTGATCCTTCACCTTCATCTTCATCCAAGTCTTTACCTCGCTGGGCAATCTACATAATAGCCATCGGTGGAGCGCTTGTCTTTGTGGCTGTAGCTGCTGCCACTGCGTATCTACTCTTCTCTCGGCGAAAGAAGGATACCACTGTCATGCCATGGTCTACTGGACTCAGTGGGCCACTCAGTAAAGCCTTCGTGGCAG GTGTTCCTTCTCTTGGAAGGGCAGAGCTACAGGCGGCCTGTGAGGACTTCATCAACGTGATCGGCTCCTCATCCGACTGCACCCTGTACAAGGGAACTCTATCAAGCGGAGTCGAAATAGCAGTAGTCTCCACTTCAGTTAACTCTGCCAAAGACTGGACCGATAGGTCTGAGAAGCAATTCAAGAACAAG ATATCTGTTCTGTCCAGAGTGAACCACAAGAACATGCTGAACTTGCTTGGTTACTGCACATGCGAGGAGCCGTTCACAAGAATGATGGTCTTTGAGTACGCTCCGTGCGGTTCCCTCTTCGAGCATTTGCATA TTAGAGAAGCTGAAGATTTGGACTGGCCTGCACGGCTGCGCATCATCATGGGAGTAGCATACTGCCTGGAGCACATGATCCAGCTGGACCCTCCAGTGACGCCACCGACTCTGAGCTCCTCGTCCATCTACCTCACCGAGGACTACGCGGCCAAGATCTCCGACACCGAGTTCTGGAAGGAGGACGGAAAGGATGCACAGATGATCTCTGACAAGCAGCAGGATGACGTCGTGTACAGGTTTGGCATCCTGCTGCTGGAGGTGATCTCCGGCCGGCTGCCCTTCTCCGAGGACCACGGCCTGCTGGTCCTCTGGGCGTCCAGCTACCTGGACGGCAAGAGGCCGCTGCGTGGGATGGTTGATCCGACGGTGAGGTCGGCCGTGCCCGAGAAAGATTTAGAGGCGCTACGCGACGTCGTGCGGCTGTGCGTGCGCCCGGACGATAGGGAGAAGCGGCCCGCCATgggcgaggttgcgaggaggttGAGAGGCGTCACAGGGTTGTCGCCGGAGCAGGTGACGCCGAGGGATAACCCGCTGTGGTGGGCCGAGCTGGAGATTGCCTCGGCGGTGGAGTCGGAGGAGTCCGGGTGA
- the LOC136486052 gene encoding protein GRAVITROPIC IN THE LIGHT 1-like: MIRPGSKESQNYDINNQRVHPQPIDENMNQNGDPMDTMIGRIFNNISSLKSAYIELQEAHTPYDPDKIQEADKLVIEELTKLSELKHAYREKHPKPVAASPQDSRFLSEIQEQQNLLKTYEVMVKKFQSQIQTRDTEITHLQQQIDEAKLRKSKLEKKLKQRGLLNKESEESDEEENYFSIELTPSLFTSAVDNAYQSIHDFSKPLINMMKAAGWDLDGAANAIEPGVVYTRRAHKKFAFESYICQRMFSGFQEESFSIKDCNISVSNEAFFHQFLAVRAMDPLDVLSQNPDSIFGKFCRSKYLLLVHQKMEGSFFGNMDQRNYVMSGGHPRTPFYQAFLKLAKSIWLLHRLAYSFDPKAKVFQVKKGSEFSDIHMESVVKDIILEEGAERPKVGLMVMPGFLIGTSVIQSRVYLSDVKYAD; encoded by the coding sequence ATGATCCGCCCAGGCTCAAAGGAGTCACAAAATTATGATATCAATAATCAAAGAGTTCATCCTCAACCAATTGATGAGAACATGAATCAGAACGGGGACCCAATGGACACTATGATCGGGAGGATATTCAACAACATATCCTCTTTAAAATCTGCATACATTGAGCTGCAGGAAGCCCACACCCCATATGACCCTGACAAGATCCAGGAAGCTGACAAGCTTGTCATAGAGGAGCTTACAAAGCTTTCAGAACTCAAGCATGCTTACAGAGAAAAACATCCTAAGCCAGTAGCTGCATCCCCTCAAGATTCACGCTTTCTTTCTGAAATACAAGAGCAGCAGAATTTGTTGAAGACCTACGAGGTCATGGTAAAGAAGTTCCAGTCCCAGATCCAGACTAGAGATACTGAGATAACCCATTTACAGCAGCAAATTGATGAAGCTAAACTCCGGAAATCAAAGCTAGAGAAGAAACTGAAACAAAGGGGCCTACTTAACAAGGAATCAGAGGAATCTGACGAAGAAGAGAACTACTTTTCCATTGAATTGACACCTAGTTTGTTTACATCTGCTGTCGATAACGCATACCAGTCGATACATGACTTCTCAAAGCCTTTGATCAACATGATGAAGGCTGCAGGTTGGGATCTTGATGGGGCAGCTAATGCCATTGAACCTGGTGTAGTTTACACAAGAAGGGCTCACAAGAAGTTTGCTTTTGAATCCTATATTTGCCAAAGAATGTTCAGTGGGTTCCAAGAAGAGAGCTTTTCTATCAAGGATTGTAACATCAGTGTTTCCAATGAGGCTTTCTTCCATCAATTCCTCGCAGTGCGAGCCATGGATCCTCTGGATGTCCTGAGCCAGAACCCTGATTCAATATTCGGAAAGTTCTGCAGAAGCAAATACCTATTGCTTGTGCATCAAAAAATGGAAGGTTCTTTCTTCGGCAACATGGATCAGAGGAACTACGTCATGAGCGGTGGCCATCCAAGGACACCTTTCTACCAGGCATTCCTAAAGCTAGCAAAGTCCATATGGTTGTTGCACAGGTTGGCGTACTCCTTCGatccaaaggcaaaggtatttcaaGTGAAAAAGGGAAGTGAGTTTTCGGATATCCACATGGAGAGCGTCGTGAAGGACATCATCCTAGAAGAGGGTGCGGAGAGGCCGAAAGTTGGCCTGATGGTGATGCCTGGTTTCCTGATCGGGACCAGCGTCATACAATCCCGAGTGTATCTTTCAGATGTGAAGTATGCTGACTGA
- the LOC136486050 gene encoding probable inactive receptor-like protein kinase At3g56050 isoform X2, whose amino-acid sequence MVDIRSIRAAAYFFLFSLLVSQRLGSCASTNEQGRPLLRFRESVAGDPSGSSSNWGVSCSDDGKAVAFLPKGFKLSGELPSDLPSDEALPSCRKTLTKGVIQRRLQSPEAKTHHVDPSPSSSSKSLPRWAIYIIAIGGALVFVAVAAATAYLLFSRRKKDTTVMPWSTGLSGPLSKAFVAGVPSLGRAELQAACEDFINVIGSSSDCTLYKGTLSSGVEIAVVSTSVNSAKDWTDRSEKQFKNKISVLSRVNHKNMLNLLGYCTCEEPFTRMMVFEYAPCGSLFEHLHIREAEDLDWPARLRIIMGVAYCLEHMIQLDPPVTPPTLSSSSIYLTEDYAAKISDTEFWKEDGKDAQMISDKQQDDVVYRFGILLLEVISGRLPFSEDHGLLVLWASSYLDGKRPLRGMVDPTVRSAVPEKDLEALRDVVRLCVRPDDREKRPAMGEVARRLRGVTGLSPEQVTPRDNPLWWAELEIASAVESEESG is encoded by the exons ATGGTGGACATACGCAGCATCAGAGCTGCTGcctacttcttcctcttctccttgCTTGTGTCTCAGAGGCTTGGTTCTTGTGCTTCCACCAACGAACAAG GGAGACCTCTTTTGAGATTTCGAGAGAGCGTAGCAGGCGATCCTTCTGGATCTTCGTCGAATTGGGGAGTGAGTTGCTCAGATGATGGCAAAGCGGTGGCGTT CTTACCCAAGGGTTTCAAGTTATCAGGTGAATTACCATCTGACTTGCCATCTGATGAAGCGCTTCCATCATGCAGGAAAACCTTAACAAA GGGTGTTATCCAGAGACGACTCCAAAGCCCAGAAGCAAAGACACATCATGTTGATCCTTCACCTTCATCTTCATCCAAGTCTTTACCTCGCTGGGCAATCTACATAATAGCCATCGGTGGAGCGCTTGTCTTTGTGGCTGTAGCTGCTGCCACTGCGTATCTACTCTTCTCTCGGCGAAAGAAGGATACCACTGTCATGCCATGGTCTACTGGACTCAGTGGGCCACTCAGTAAAGCCTTCGTGGCAG GTGTTCCTTCTCTTGGAAGGGCAGAGCTACAGGCGGCCTGTGAGGACTTCATCAACGTGATCGGCTCCTCATCCGACTGCACCCTGTACAAGGGAACTCTATCAAGCGGAGTCGAAATAGCAGTAGTCTCCACTTCAGTTAACTCTGCCAAAGACTGGACCGATAGGTCTGAGAAGCAATTCAAGAACAAG ATATCTGTTCTGTCCAGAGTGAACCACAAGAACATGCTGAACTTGCTTGGTTACTGCACATGCGAGGAGCCGTTCACAAGAATGATGGTCTTTGAGTACGCTCCGTGCGGTTCCCTCTTCGAGCATTTGCATA TTAGAGAAGCTGAAGATTTGGACTGGCCTGCACGGCTGCGCATCATCATGGGAGTAGCATACTGCCTGGAGCACATGATCCAGCTGGACCCTCCAGTGACGCCACCGACTCTGAGCTCCTCGTCCATCTACCTCACCGAGGACTACGCGGCCAAGATCTCCGACACCGAGTTCTGGAAGGAGGACGGAAAGGATGCACAGATGATCTCTGACAAGCAGCAGGATGACGTCGTGTACAGGTTTGGCATCCTGCTGCTGGAGGTGATCTCCGGCCGGCTGCCCTTCTCCGAGGACCACGGCCTGCTGGTCCTCTGGGCGTCCAGCTACCTGGACGGCAAGAGGCCGCTGCGTGGGATGGTTGATCCGACGGTGAGGTCGGCCGTGCCCGAGAAAGATTTAGAGGCGCTACGCGACGTCGTGCGGCTGTGCGTGCGCCCGGACGATAGGGAGAAGCGGCCCGCCATgggcgaggttgcgaggaggttGAGAGGCGTCACAGGGTTGTCGCCGGAGCAGGTGACGCCGAGGGATAACCCGCTGTGGTGGGCCGAGCTGGAGATTGCCTCGGCGGTGGAGTCGGAGGAGTCCGGGTGA
- the LOC136486049 gene encoding uncharacterized protein — protein MATASDSTHPPPSVTHDLDEDDDDEEFDDDGDDFDDEADGGEPHASSPEAALLEAVLRRLTADEVRIRVHQVTIRGCSRTRRAAVEAAVGPDLARAATVRDLVRAAAAAGDRLRRLGAFDTVSITLDAAPPGIPGSVVVVLVDVAEARGRAAGDFGVFANTQTRSCSLEGSVKLKNLLGYCETWDASGALELDKTAELSAGVQMPRIGTIPTPLMATISLLCDDWLKSSLKEHLMGVSVGLLSTMNHNLAYNLTWRKLTDPTHMSSSSVQEELGHSLLSSIKYAYKVDQRDSSIRPTRGYAFLSSSQVGGLAPGSKYSRFLRQEFDLRVALPLGVLNGAFNAGVAAGVIHPLERGSTGTVSSLLERFYLGGNRPLVCRLGGPSSLLGFKTRGLGATEFRTHDPHNSDNGTSTSPELNGLGGDIAVTAFADLSFDLPLKPLRDLGIHGHAFVCAGNLGKLTDYDLWKFPVTNFLQTFRSSAGFGVVVPTRLFRIEMNYCYILKQFDHDKGKTGIQFNFSSP, from the exons ATGGCAACCGCATCCGACAGCACCCACCCCCCTCCCTCCGTCACCCACGACCTCgacgaggatgacgacgatgaagaattcgacgacgacggcgacgacttCGATGACGAAGCCGACGGCGGCGAACCCCACGCGTCCTCACCCGAGGCGGCTCTCCTGGAGGCCGTGCTCCGGCGGCTCACCGCGGACGAGGTCCGGATCCGGGTGCACCAGGTCACGATCCGGGGCTGCTCCCGCACGCGCCGCGCCGCGGTCGAGGCGGCCGTCGGCCCGGACCTCGCGCGCGCCGCCACCGTGCGGGACCTtgtgcgcgccgccgccgcggcgggcgACCGGCTCCGTCGCCTCGGCGCCTTCGACACTGTCTCGATCACCCTCGACGCGGCGCCGCCAGGGATCCCCGGCAGCGTCGTCGTCGTGCTCGTTGACGTCGCAGAGGCCCGCGGTCGCGCTGCCGGTGATTTCGGCGTCTTCGCCAACACACAG ACTAGATCATGCTCACTTGAAGGttcagtgaagttgaagaacctACTTGGATACTGTGAGACCTGGGATGCATCGGGTGCTCTTGAATTAGATAAGACAGCAGAACTAAGTGCTGGAGTCCAAATGCCTAGAATCGGAACAATACCAACTCCGCTGATGGCTACAATATCACTTCTGTGTGATGACTGGTTAAAGTCCTCACTCAAAGAACACCTGATGGGTGTTTCTGTTGGCTTGCTCTCCACCATGAACCACAACCTTGCTTACAATTTGACATGGAGAAAATTAACTGATCCAACACACATGTCATCCAGTTCCGTACAAGAGGAATTAGGACATAGCCTTTTGTCCTCTATTAAGTACGCGTACAAGGTTGACCAAAGGGACTCAAGCATAAGACCTACACGTGGATATGCTTTTCTGTCGTCTTCTCAAGTTGGAGGCCTCGCACCAGGGAGCAAATATTCACGATTTCTTAGGCAG GAATTTGATCTTCGAGTGGCTTTGCCTCTGGGTGTGCTGAATGGCGCTTTCAATGCCGGAGTGGCTGCGGGAGTCATCCATCCATTGGAGAGGGGATCCACAGGAACTGTCTCATCACTTTTAGAAAGATTTTACTTGGGTGGTAATAGGCCTCTTGTATGCCGCTTGGGTGGACCATCTTCACTATTAGGCTTCAAAACAAGAGGACTGGGGGCAACAGAATTCAGAACACATGACCCCCATAATTCTGACAATGGCACTTCCACTTCTCCTGAGCTAAATGGTCTTGGAGGTGACATAGCAGTGACAGCCTTTGCCGACCTGTCATTTGATCTGCCTCTGAAGCCGCTCAGGGATCTGGGAATTCATGGTCATGCTTTTGTCTGTGCTGGAAATCTTGGTAAATTAACGGACTATGATCTTTGGAAGTTCCCTGTTACTAACTTCCTACAAACATTCAGAAGTTCTGCAGGATTCGGTGTGGTTGTGCCAACCAGACTGTTTCGCATAGAG ATGAATTACTGCTACATCCTAAAGCAGTTTGATCATGACAAGGGGAAGACAGGCATACAGTTTAACTTCTCATCGCCCTAA